From a region of the Mycolicibacterium sp. MU0050 genome:
- a CDS encoding patatin-like phospholipase family protein, giving the protein MAANRRSSRSPLRADLVLSGGGVKGIGLVGAVGALRDAGYDVQRVSGTSAGSLVGAVVAAASQSGELSSAQVRELALSVPYPKFRDSRTLERIPILGTAWGLLRETGVYRGDFAHDWIRGELKNLGVTTFGDLAIDDDHLLPERRYRLAVTVADLTTGQLVRLPWDYRRVYGLDPDEQLVADAVRASMAIPFLFHPVTLKNAAGKPSTLVDGGVLSNFPIDSFDRPDGREPRWPTFGVAVVPYLPAPSFEQLIPGLHLPCRSGPSFLESLLTTMLVGHDQAHLSQPWVKVRAIQVDSTDVGVLDFDISRPQASALYDKGYAATTEFLSTWDWPAYLERFRRAHYVE; this is encoded by the coding sequence ATGGCCGCGAATCGACGCTCGTCCCGATCGCCCCTGCGGGCCGATCTCGTGCTGTCCGGCGGCGGGGTCAAGGGCATCGGGCTGGTCGGCGCGGTCGGAGCGCTACGGGATGCCGGCTACGACGTCCAGCGGGTGTCGGGGACGTCGGCGGGTTCGTTGGTCGGTGCGGTGGTGGCCGCGGCCTCGCAGAGCGGGGAGTTGAGCAGCGCCCAGGTGCGCGAGCTCGCCTTGAGCGTGCCGTATCCCAAGTTCCGCGACAGCAGGACTCTCGAACGCATCCCGATTCTGGGGACCGCGTGGGGGCTGCTCCGGGAAACCGGGGTGTATCGCGGCGACTTCGCCCACGACTGGATACGGGGTGAGCTGAAGAACTTGGGGGTCACCACGTTTGGTGATCTCGCGATCGACGATGACCACCTGCTGCCGGAGCGGCGCTACCGGTTGGCGGTGACGGTCGCGGATCTGACGACGGGCCAGCTCGTGCGGCTGCCGTGGGATTATCGGCGGGTCTACGGCCTGGACCCCGATGAGCAGCTGGTGGCTGACGCGGTGCGGGCCTCGATGGCGATTCCCTTTCTGTTCCACCCGGTGACGTTGAAGAACGCCGCCGGGAAGCCCTCGACGCTGGTCGACGGTGGGGTGTTGTCGAACTTCCCGATCGATTCCTTCGACCGTCCCGACGGCAGGGAGCCGCGGTGGCCGACGTTCGGCGTGGCGGTGGTGCCCTATCTGCCCGCGCCGTCCTTCGAACAGTTGATTCCCGGCCTGCACCTGCCGTGTCGGAGCGGGCCGAGCTTCCTGGAGAGTCTGCTCACCACCATGCTGGTCGGCCACGACCAGGCTCACCTCAGTCAGCCGTGGGTGAAAGTGCGGGCGATACAGGTTGATTCGACCGACGTCGGGGTGCTCGACTTCGACATCTCCCGGCCCCAGGCCAGCGCGCTGTACGACAAGGGATACGCGGCCACCACCGAGTTCCTGTCGACGTGGGACTGGCCGGCCTACCTGGAGCGGTTCCGCCGCGCGCACTACGTGGAGTAG